TCGGAAATACAAAAATTTGTATTTCTGACACTGTTCAAATGATACATGCCGGTATCCCGCACAGGTAAAGGGATACGCTGGAAATGGACAATATGACATGCCCGACATATTCACTTGAGAATCTGTACCTGATCCATCTGGCAATAGAGACTGCATCGCCAAGTTTTGCTGCCGGCACAGAAAAGTACAGTCCATTGTTTTCACTTCCACGGTCCAGTTTTTTCACTTTATTGAGTTCATGAGTTGCATTGGTATCCTTTATAAAAGCGCCTTTTGCAAATTTCTGGTATGGGATAATTTATCATTGAGCAGGATAAATCTTAACGCCCAGATGGAGATGTGGGAATGAAATGAAGCAAAATGAGCATCCTTCTGCAAGCTGATGTTTGGTCTGTAATATTATCAAGCTGAAACCGCCTGATATATAACTGGTCGATATTTAGGGATCGGAATAGTTTTTCCCTCTGCTCGTGCTGCCGCTATCCACAAATCCCTGGCCTTCTGGACTTCATGCAATGCCTCGTCAGGAGTCTCGCCGAACGCGGAGCAAGCCTCAAGATCGGGTATATCAGCGATGTACCCTTTGTCCTCATCTGAATAGAAAATGTTTATATGATAGTCCTGTATTATTATTCATCCTCCAGTTTAAGATCATGTTTCTCAACCACTTTCAGAAACTGGCGAATTTGATATGGTTTGGCTTGCCCCTTGACATCTTGCAGATTCACGAGCTCAGGAACCAGGCCTTGGATAATGCAATTTTTTGGAGAAGGATCACTTATCCATTCTTTAGAGTTTTGATTGCCCGGATGATGCCGTAAAAGATCAGCACGCCACCCACCACGCAGTTTAATATTTGCACAAGCCAGGCCGGAATGCCGGATTTAAGCATGGATAAAATATACATGCTTAAAGACAGGAAAACAAAGGTAGATAATCCGGTGCCGATCGCGAATATCATGAGCTGGTTTTTCTGATAAGTTTTTTTCAATGGCTTTGGCGGAAAAAATGCTGCTCCAGAAAACAATGGTCAGCGGGCTTGAAATCGTCAGTATGAAACAGCTTGTAAAACTGCTCAAAGGGGTCCAGACCGAAACGACATGGGCGGTCTCACTGATGCCTGCAATTCCCTTATGCAGGATCATCAGACCGAATAAAACCAGTATGACCGAACCGGTGATTCCGAATTTTTTCTTGATCCCGTTTTTCTGGAGCAGCTTTCCGATTCCGATCAATGACAAGATTATATAGATGTAATCGACTAGGGTAACGGCCAGAATGCCGGACAGGCTGTTGATAAAATCGCTGTCCATCGTGATTGATAAAATATAAAAAAAACAGGACCTAAAGCCAGTTGTAAAAACATACCGGTCAGCATTCCGTCGAACAGTATTATCATTAAAT
The Desulfotignum phosphitoxidans DSM 13687 DNA segment above includes these coding regions:
- a CDS encoding type II toxin-antitoxin system HicB family antitoxin; its protein translation is MIIQDYHINIFYSDEDKGYIADIPDLEACSAFGETPDEALHEVQKARDLWIAAARAEGKTIPIPKYRPVIYQAVSA
- a CDS encoding LysE family transporter, which gives rise to MLSITMDSDFINSLSGILAVTLVDYIYIILSLIGIGKLLQKNGIKKKFGITGSVILVLFGLMILHKGIAGISETAHVVSVWTPLSSFTSCFILTISSPLTIVFWSSIFSAKAIEKNLSEKPAHDIRDRHRIIYLCFPVFKHVYFIHA